The Desulfocurvibacter africanus subsp. africanus DSM 2603 genome has a segment encoding these proteins:
- the pilQ gene encoding type IV pilus secretin PilQ, which translates to MTTVNRALNMLPGCPAMLTLLVLLAFVAGCADKKPEPDPFFSKWQTMAQESRGHSPSPKPHAPEITDIGSEGASAKPAAVQRSLPDALVTLRLRDTEVSAVLRALGRLAKVNMLLSPGVQGKANLDVRNAPWSQVFEGLLKSHGLTWAWQGQVLRVISAEDLQREASVSNAMGGNLALRQTSVVAVRYADAAKLKENLQPLMTTGPTGQPMGTLVVDEHNNALIIQAAPEESRRILRLVEQLDKPRAQILLKAHIVETTKDTARDLGVQWGGVYQTSGSGNNLFAIPGGTNGRLEDNKWVYDSTLGTGIGGQGFGVNLPADLAAGGTQLGLMFGKLGGSILELQLSALQENGRVNILSSPSISTLDNQMAFTENGERVPYVATDEEGDLNVKFEDAVLRLEITPHVIDREQLKLKILVRKDEVDTSRTVQGNPFIIKKRTETVLVVDDGETVVISGLSRDFDSSRDQKVPWLGDIPLLGRLFQRNVDKAEMEEVLIFITPHVLPFRAAAAPAGAPAAGKAPRMR; encoded by the coding sequence ATGACGACCGTAAACCGCGCTCTCAACATGCTGCCGGGCTGCCCGGCCATGCTGACCTTGCTGGTCCTGCTGGCTTTTGTTGCGGGCTGTGCCGATAAGAAACCCGAGCCCGATCCTTTCTTTTCCAAGTGGCAGACCATGGCCCAGGAATCCAGGGGGCACTCGCCCAGTCCCAAGCCGCACGCGCCGGAAATCACCGACATCGGCTCCGAGGGTGCGAGCGCCAAGCCCGCGGCCGTACAGCGGAGCCTGCCGGACGCGCTGGTGACCCTGCGCCTGCGCGACACCGAGGTCTCGGCGGTCCTGCGCGCTCTGGGCCGTCTGGCCAAGGTGAACATGCTGCTGTCCCCGGGCGTGCAGGGTAAGGCAAACCTGGACGTGCGCAACGCGCCCTGGAGCCAAGTCTTCGAAGGCCTGCTCAAGAGCCATGGGCTGACCTGGGCCTGGCAAGGCCAGGTGCTGCGGGTCATAAGCGCCGAGGATCTCCAGCGCGAGGCCTCGGTATCCAACGCCATGGGCGGCAACCTGGCCCTCAGGCAGACCTCGGTGGTCGCCGTGCGCTATGCCGACGCGGCCAAGCTCAAGGAGAACCTCCAGCCCCTGATGACCACCGGCCCCACCGGGCAGCCCATGGGCACCCTCGTGGTGGACGAACACAACAACGCGCTCATCATTCAGGCCGCTCCCGAGGAATCCCGGCGCATACTGCGGCTCGTGGAGCAGCTGGACAAGCCCAGGGCCCAGATCCTGCTCAAGGCGCACATCGTGGAAACCACCAAGGACACGGCCAGGGATCTGGGCGTGCAGTGGGGTGGAGTGTACCAGACCTCCGGCAGCGGGAACAACCTCTTCGCCATTCCGGGCGGCACCAACGGCCGTCTCGAAGACAACAAATGGGTGTATGACAGCACGCTTGGCACAGGCATAGGCGGCCAGGGCTTCGGCGTGAACCTGCCAGCCGATTTGGCGGCAGGGGGCACGCAGCTTGGCCTCATGTTCGGCAAGCTCGGCGGCAGCATTCTGGAGTTGCAGCTCTCCGCATTGCAGGAGAACGGCCGGGTGAACATCCTTTCCTCACCGTCCATCTCGACCCTCGACAACCAGATGGCCTTCACCGAGAACGGCGAGCGCGTGCCTTACGTGGCCACCGATGAAGAGGGCGATCTGAACGTAAAGTTCGAAGATGCCGTGCTGCGCCTGGAGATCACCCCGCACGTCATCGACCGCGAACAGCTCAAGCTCAAGATCCTGGTCAGGAAGGATGAAGTCGACACCTCGCGCACGGTGCAAGGAAACCCGTTCATCATCAAGAAGCGGACCGAGACCGTGCTCGTGGTGGACGACGGGGAGACCGTGGTCATCTCCGGCCTGTCGCGCGACTTTGATTCAAGCCGCGACCAGAAGGTGCCTTGGCTGGGCGACATCCCCCTGCTGGGCCGGCTGTTCCAGCGCAACGTGGACAAGGCTGAAATGGAAGAGGTGCTCATCTTCATCACCCCCCACGTGCTGCCTTTCCGCGCCGCGGCCGCCCCAGCCGGTGCTCCGGCAGCCGGCAAAGCTCCGCGGATGAGGTAA